The genomic stretch CTCCAAGCCCTCACTCGCCATTGTGCTGCCTCATGTGGAAGGAGTCACGGACCAGCAAATTGGGGTGCAAAAGGTGGGTCTGAGTCTGCAGGATCTGATTGGGTCGCTAAGATGACCGGGATATCTGTGATCGTCGACCTCTTTTCAGAGACATGACATTTAGGCCCTCATCCTTCGCCTGTTTGCTGTATCATACCATTGAGGTTGACTCCATTCCGTATCCGGCATAGTTGTACATATCCTACCGTCCCTATAAGGTGAATAACCATAATACGCTTCTCTTCACTTGGGATCCGCTAGATGCATCTCGACCGGTACTGTGTCATCCTCCAGACCCCCCCCCATTCTCAGCTGGATGATGGTCGCTCGATACGGGCTAGACGCAGAGGTTTCCAAGCTCGTATATAATGAAGTCGGCTTCTTCCTCGTTAGTTTAACACCCTCAGCATTGAACCACATAAGTCGATCGCTGTAGTCAGAGATAGCAAGTTTCATATTATGTACATCAATGAACTCCACTTGGGCAAGGGTATCACCCTGACCTCCTCTACTACCTCCGCGTGCCCTCCATCTATCCTCTCCACGAAACCACACCTACCTGGCCCCCTGATCAAACTTCATACTATACCCCCCACTCCCCTCATCTTTAACAAACTGGAAATTCTCCGTACTCAACCCAAACGGCTTCAAAATCCCATTGCCCAGCTGTTTCAGCTTGCCCATCATATCCGCCATCTCCCTATTCTTTgcctcctccatctcctgCGGCAGTTTCCGCAACGCCGCCGCCACAGCCTTCCGATCCAAATTCGACAGCACATGCGGCGGCTTACCCAGCGCTTGATAGTCCTCTAGCGCACCCTGCAGCGACGACCAGCCGCCGACTTCGTGTCTGGCTTTTGCGCGGCGCAGAAGCGCCTTGGTACGGAGTTTGTGCACGTCGTTAATGGAGTGGTTTGTGCGTGTGAGGGCGGAGAGGAGGATTTCGGTGGTATCTGAGATTTCGGATATTGTACCGCTACCGTCATTATTGTTGCCGGTTTCCGGGGGATCTATGCGGTCCAGGGCTTCCAGGGCTTGCGTGGCGGATTCTACGGCTTGCTTCCATTCGGCGAGCTTGAGGTGGCAGGCTGCGATGTTGGAGCGCAGGACGGCGATGTCGTATTCGAGGTAAGTGGGACAGACCGCGAGGGCTTTTTCGTAGCCTTGTATTGCACCGTCGTACTCGCCGGATGTGAAAGTTTTGTTTGCTGCGGCTTTCTCGGTGCTTGCTTCGTCTAGGagcttcttctcttcttctgGGGGGAAGATTTCCGGCGCTGGTGTTACGGTGACAGTCGCGCCAGGTTTTGCAGCACATTCGCTTTTCGAGGCCATAGCAGTGTTCCGCTCACGGAAACTGTACGTGGGCGTGTAGGTGTTTATGTCGCGTGCTCAAAGAAAAGGTATCTATTTGCAAAGTGACGTCTACGCTCGGGGGTCCGACTAGCGCGCCTAGGCCACGTGGGGTAAACATTCACTTGCACCGGGCCAGGCTTCCGCCAATCTGCATTGAAACTCCACCACACATCCCGAGATACTCAGAGCTCACCTAGACTTCACAGTACTCCTCATAATGACACCCAAGTAAACTTCCCCTCACAAAATTTCTCCAGACACCCAACATTGACCCTCCCCAGCACTACCCCACCACCCCGCATTCGCGCCGCCCTCTTTGACATGGACGGCCTCCTAATCGATTCGGAGGACCTCTACACTGAAGTGACCAACATAATACTGAAGCGGTACAACCGCCCCTCTATCCCCTGGTCCATAAAAGCGCAACTCCAAGGCCGACCCGGCCCGCAAGCCGGACTCATCTTCCACAACTGGGCCCAACTGCCCATCTCTCACGAGCAATTCATGAACGAGCAATCAGAGTTACAGAAGGACCTTTTCAAGCGCACAAAGCCGCTACCAGGCGTCATGGAGCTGCTGCCAGGACTGAAATCCAGAGGCGTACACCTGGCGCTGGCGACAAGTAGTCACAAGGGAAATTTCGAGCTCAAGAGCGCGCATCTAGGGGATTTGTTTGGTCATTTTGAAAAGGAACATCAGGTTCTTGGTGACGATCCGAGGATACCCACTGGAAGAGGGAAACCGGCGCCAGATATTTACTTGCTGGCGCTGTCTACGCTGAACAAGACTTTGGAAGCACAGGGCCAGCCGCCTATACAGCCGGAGGAATGTCTTGTTTTCGAGGATAGTGTACCCGGTGTAGAGTCTGGAAGGAGAGCGGGCATGCAGGTGGTGTGGTGTCCGCATCCTGAGTTACTGGTCGAGTACAAAGGTAGAGAGAAGGAGGTTTTGGCGGGCCTGACGGGCGAGCACAAGGAAGATGAGGAGGCGCAGTTGCAGAAGACAGAAGTTGAGGTTTTTCAAGGAAAGAGGAGAGTTGGTATGCCAGGTGAGATTGATGACGGATGGGGGAGGTTACATCACAGTTTGGAAAACTTTCCCTACGAGAGCTATGGCATAGGGAGCAATTTATGAGTTGTCAAAGTAGACTACATCATAGCCATCTAGTTGCTTGCGAAATGCAAAACCATGCTTACGCTAGAATATACCAAAGTAGGATAGCAGCCAAGACCAGTCATTCAAATAACTTTGGTTCAGTCATGAAAACATGGTTCGTATTGTTTTATCATATACTCCGTAATGTCATCATCACCTACATCCGCACGCCAGGGTCCCGAGCAACAAACTCATAGAGGCATTCCGCGCCTTGTCAAGGAATCGGACTCCGAATTTCCCCCCAAAGATAGAGTGGTAGCGCCAGCCAGTACATGCGCGCCACGCACCCCGTCTCGTGCCAGTCAAATGCTTGATGCGAGAAGAAACAACACCTAAGCAAGCTCCTCGATCTTGGACTTCTCACCTGCTGCATCTGCTGCGGGTGTCTTGTCCTTGCTGTCCTCGTCGTTCTCGAGTTCGGGcatgtcgtcgtcgtcatcgtcgctATCGTCGCCACCAGCGTCCATTCCCATGCTGCTCAGGTCCATACCGCCCATACCAGGCATGCCAGCCATGCCTCCCATGCCTCCCATGCCTCCAGCACCGCCGAGCTTACTGAAGTCGATGCCACCGAAgccaccatcaccaccagCGCCGCCCATAGGGTTCATCTGGTTCATGG from Pyrenophora tritici-repentis strain M4 chromosome 1, whole genome shotgun sequence encodes the following:
- a CDS encoding tetratricopeptide repeat protein 1 (TTC1), translated to MASKSECAAKPGATVTVTPAPEIFPPEEEKKLLDEASTEKAAANKTFTSGEYDGAIQGYEKALAVCPTYLEYDIAVLRSNIAACHLKLAEWKQAVESATQALEALDRIDPPETGNNNDGSGTISEISDTTEILLSALTRTNHSINDVHKLRTKALLRRAKARHEVGGWSSLQGALEDYQALGKPPHVLSNLDRKAVAAALRKLPQEMEEAKNREMADMMGKLKQLGNGILKPFGLSTENFQFVKDEGSGGYSMKFDQGAR
- a CDS encoding haloacid dehalogenase hydrolase; protein product: MDGLLIDSEDLYTEVTNIILKRYNRPSIPWSIKAQLQGRPGPQAGLIFHNWAQLPISHEQFMNEQSELQKDLFKRTKPLPGVMELLPGLKSRGVHLALATSSHKGNFELKSAHLGDLFGHFEKEHQVLGDDPRIPTGRGKPAPDIYLLALSTLNKTLEAQGQPPIQPEECLVFEDSVPGVESGRRAGMQVVWCPHPELLVEYKGREKEVLAGLTGEHKEDEEAQLQKTEVEVFQGKRRVGMPGEIDDGWGRLHHSLENFPYESYGIGSNL